The stretch of DNA GCTCTTCGAAATTGCCTGAAGACATCAGGAACAGGCTGAAGGATGTCGACAGGAATGTTCACATACAGGTTTTTGTAACGCCGACATGCCCGTGGTGCCCGAAAGCAGTCAGAACGGCTCATCAGTTTGCCATGGAAAACAGCTCCATAACCTCAGACATGGTTGAGGCAACAGAATTCCCTGATCTGGCTTCGTCTTTCAGTGTGATGGCAGTGCCGAAGATCGTGATAAACGGAGACATTTCGTTCGAAGGCGCGATGCCAGAGCAGACATTCCTGGATTATGTGCTGAAATCGATTGAATAGCAGCGCATACGTCAGTCATTCTATGCTGCACAGTTGCTTCACGCAGCAAGTTCCTTCTTCAGCGCCCCGGCGAATCTGTCTATGTCTGCCTCCTCATTAAAGCAGTGAATGGAGAGCCTGATGCCGCCTGTGCCGGACACACCGCGGCAGGATGCCACAAATCCCTTTGCGTGAAGGGCATTGACCATGTCCAGATTTTTCTTCCATCCATTGCCTGTACCGAACGTGAGTATGGACGATCTGTTCGCCCTGTTCTCAGGCGAAATGATGTTCAGACCGAGCGAATGCAGCATGTCCCTTGCATATGATTCGAGTTTCTCAATTCTTGAAGCGACAGCATCCGCGCCTATTCCGTTGAGTATTTTCAATGATTCCGTCAGGGCTATCATGCCTGTGTGATTCAACCAGCCTCCGTATTCAAATCTCCTTGCGTCATCAACCGGTATTCTCACCCGGAACGGGTCATTGCTCTCATCAGCAAAGTACGCATGCCATCCGTATTCCGGCTCTACGGTATTGTTAAGGCTGGGGAACGGCACATTCAGCTTATCACGGATGCCGGCCTTCACGTAAAGCACGGAGCATCCGAACGGCGAGAACATCCACTTCTGTCCTCCGGCCGCAACAAAGTCTGCATCAGTTTCCCTGACATCGAGTTTCATCGCACCCATGTGCTGAACGGCGTCGACAACAAGGTATGCTCCTGCGCTATGCACCACATCCGCTATACGCCGGAGATCCGCTCTGAAACCGGTTACCCAGTTGACCGATCCGATCAGCACAATTTTCGTCTTTTCGTCGATAACATCCGTAAAGTCGTCGGCCGAAAATGCTCCACCCGGACAGTCGACAACTCTGACGTCGACACCTTTTTTCTTCCATCTGTATGTTTCGAATCCCGAAGAGGGGAATTCCGTGTTCAGTGAAACAACATTATCTCCCGGTGATGGGGATACGCACTCGAACGCGAGCTGGATGCCCTGCGTCGTGCTGCTGCCTGCGACAGCAATTTCCTCACGCCCGGCATTGATCAGTTTTGCAGTCTCAGACCTCAGCGCAGATGACCTTTCGCTCCACTCGCCGCTTATATTGCCGCTTTCAAATTCATATGCGGCATCGGCAATTTCCCTGACTCTTTTAACGGCAGAAAGTGGCGCGGGCGACATCGAAGCCCAGTTCAGAAAAGTCTTGTGCTCCAGTATTTTGAATTCTTCCCTGCGGAAACGCGACATTCAATCAACAGCGACGATGATTGGGCACAATGTGCTTAAAGCTTGCACAGGCTAACGCTCGCCCCTGTTTCTGACAATCGTGAATATGTCAGATAGCGCAAGAACGCAGAACATGAGGCCGGTCAGCAGCGTGAGAAAGAAGAATATTTCGATGTATATGAAGAGAGGGACGGTACTTATTGTGGATATGGAATTCATGAATGCGATGAACATGAGCAGCAGACCGTTGAGTATTGTGAAGAGGAAGAGCCTGTTCACCTGTGCAAATATGGGCTGCCTCAGGCTTTCGCTTGTAAAGTGCGGGAGCATCGTGACCATTATGGCATAGGCTGCGAGGCCCAGTCCTATGATCGTGCTGTAAACCGTGAGCAGGGCGGGCGAATCAAAAAAAGGAAGGAATTTCGAATTCTGCGAATAAAGGCCGAATTTCCTGAAGTAACTGTCGGACAGAAACAATGTGAAAATGAATGAAACTATGAACGCCGTGCTAATCTTGTAGAGGCTCTCTACATTGCCTCTCATCTTGATTTTCGTCATGGCTATTCCAAACTGATTTTCCAGATAAGCTTTAAGCTTTTATGTCAAAATCGCGAATCCCGGAGTTCTGTTTACATAGTGAAGCAGATGCCACCGCCAGCCGTGCGCAAACCCAATTTCAATCAAAAATAATCATATAAGTAAGCTTAAAATATCTACCGTACGCTGAACTCATCTGAGCTGGGGTTATAACTGTCCATTCCCGCGTACATCATTTCCGTCACCATTTCAATCATAGTCAGCATCGGTTATCCCGGCATATTCATTCTCATGCTGCTGGAAGGCATGCTGCTGCCGATACCTTCGGAAGTGGTCATGGCATTCGGCGGTTATCTCGTTGTTAACGGTTACCTCCACAACATTCTTGGTATCCCCGCAGTCGTGCTGCTTGTCCTTTCCGGAACAGTAGGCAATGTTGCCGGCGCAACGATCGCATACTACATAGGACGCTACGGCGGCATGAAGTTCATCGACAGGTACGGACGGTATCTGTTCATAAGCCGGTCCTCCGTGCTGAAAGCCCAGATGTTTTTCGACAAGTACGGCGCCCTTTCAGTTTTTTCTACAAGACTTCTTCCGATATTCAGGACGTTTATTTCCATACCTGCCGGCGTTGCAGAAATGGACATACGCAAATTCGTCACATACACGTTCATTGGAACACTGATATGGGACATCATTCTGGTCTACCTGGGCTACACGCTGGGCAGTAACTGGGAACGATCACTTCCTTTCTTCGACACGCTCACTTATGCGGCCGCCATACTGCTGGCCTGCCTGCTAGTGTACTGGATTTACAGAATGCTGAAGAAGAAGAATGCGATGATGGCCAGGTTGAAAGAAATCATAGGCATTGATTCTTCCGGCGATGAGCACAAAGACTGAATGGCACGAATCGCGGCATCGAAACCACCCTGCCTCCGTGATTCCATCAGCATTTTCAGCCGAGCAGCGACTTGCCTCCATCCACGAGGAGTGTCTGGCCGGTAATAAACGAAGCTTCATCTGACAGGAGGAATCTGACCGGGCCTGCTATGTCTGCCGTCTCTCCCCATCTTTTCAGCAATGTGCGGTCGGCAACCATCCTGCTGAATGATTTGTCCTTCCAGCCATCTCTGTTCATGTCCGTCCTGATGAAACCTGGCGCCACACAGTTTACTCTCACGCGCGGTGCCAGTTCCATGGCAAGTCCACGCGTCAGATGCACCAGTGCGGATTTGCTGGCCTGGTATGGATACGACCCGGCGGAAGGCGCTATGCCCATGATTGATGATATGTTGACGACACTTCCTGAGGCCTTCTTCAGCCTGCCTGCAAGCAATTTAATCAGGAAGACCTGCGATCTCAGATTTGTATCAAGCACCCTGTCCCACTCTTCGAATTCAAGTTCGCTGAGTGATGTTCCTGCATAGATGCCGGCGTTGTTCACCAGTCCGTCGAGTGAAGCGGTGATGCCGCCAACCTCCTCAGCGAGTCTTTCTATGCCCTCTCTTTGCGACAGATCGGCCCTGACCACATGTCCCTTTCCACTCCCGCCCAGAGCGGAGAGCAGACGGTACGCATCCTTATCGCTGGCATTGCAGTGTATGATGACGTCCGCTCCTGCAGAAGAAAGCGTCTGTGTTACTGTCTTTCCGATGCCTCTTGCTCCGCCTGTAACAAGCACAATTTTACCGCTCAATGTCAATCTGCCTGCATTCTTTATCGGTGTCCGGTTCTTTTGCATGATAACAGACTCCTCTGTTCACACCTTCAAAGTGTGCAGTTCTTTTCTGTATCTGTTGCAGAATGAATTGTAGTTTTCCTTGTATTTTATCCATACGTTCCTGTACTCTTCAGAAATGGTTCCGATGACCTTTGCAGGAATGCCAACGGCCACCGACTCGGGCGGAATTTCCGATTTGCTCCTGACGACCGCACCCTCTCCTATGGCAGACCATCTTCCAACGCGTGCGAAGTCAGACACCACAGCTCCCATCCCTATGGTCGCCCAATCCTCCACCCTTCCTGTGTGTATGATGCAGGCATGACCCAAGGTCACGTGCTCTCCGACTTCTGTGATTTCTCCAGGTCTGGCATGAATGACGCAGTTGTCTTCTACTGCCGTGTAGCTGCCAATGTTTACGCGGCCATAATCCCCTCTCAGTACAGCTCCGGGTCCTATCCACACTTCTGCACCTATTTTCACGGAGCCGATTATTGTGGCGTTGTCAAAAATGAATGCCGAAGGATCTATTTCCGGCACCCTTCCTTCGAATGCGTAGACGGTCATGCCACCATTACAATCGTCTGTCGATTTAAGTCTTATTTTTGTTCAGCTCTTGTGTTCCGCGGGTCGTGAATGATCTCCATCGTTCCTTTCCTCATCACAACGCCGTCCTGAAATGTTATGGACGTATCATCGCTCTTCACGATTCTTCCGTGATTTACCGAACATTTGCTTCCCTTGATAGGGTCATTTTGGGCAGTGCCGCCATTGGACATGCTACGGATTATGGTCTGGCTTCCTGTATTAACTTTTGCGAAATGGGCCGTCGGAAGGGGCATCAGATACCCGGCAATGACCTGCCGGCCGGCAACGCTTATAGCTTACGCAACATTATTCGAGATTGTCAGGAGGAGCATTCGTTTGAAGTTCACCTTTGCCGTTGAACAATTGAAGCTGGAGGTGTGGTCTGTATTCTACGGCTCTCTGGTAATGAACATGCTGATTCTCTTTGCCGGCAACATTATGTGGCTGTTTATTTCCGGTTTCATCTTCGGAACTATGTCCGGCAGGGGAACGAAGGATTTCATCACAAATGGTTTCGCCGCTCTCCTTTCCTCTCTGCCGATACTGTTCTTCTTCAACATCGATTCAATACCCGGTGTGTCTATTCTTTCCGGTGTATTTCGCGCCATTAACATACAGCTGGCCGGCGACGGACTGATAATGATTCTTTCGTTCATTCTTTCCGGTTCCGGGGCGCTTGCGGGTTCTGTCGTGTTCAGGCAGTTTCTCAAGTCGCGTTTCGCTGCAAACAAAGATGCATGATTCGCGGGAGTGATGTAAGTTACGGATGGATTGTTTACTACGGGCATGATTCAAAGCCGTTTCCAAATCCACTGCTACGCCTGACAAACTTCGCAAAATTTGTCTTGTTTGTGTCAGCTCATGTTCTCACGCGCCGGGATAACTGTGTTCCGGATTTTGTGCCCTGCCGTAACAATCATCACGAATTCATTCAGGCACCATGCGGGATGTCTACACACTTTTCTTAGGTCGTATTGCTGCTGAAACAGGACGGCCGGCCAGTTCCGTGAATGTGTGCACTTTAACATGCGGTCAATCCGCTCGTTCGACAAAAACCTCGTCTGAAAGCCTTTCCGCAGGTATGACGTCCCTGACTTTCCAGAGCATCAGACATGCGGTGAAGCCAAGCGCGGCCACGATGCCCCAGAGAACTACCGGAGTCCGGGAAAACACGGTGAGAAGCACAGAGCCAAAGAGCACAATCACCGGAGCAGCAAAAGCGCCAATAGCGCTGTAGGCACCAAAGTACTCGCCCCTTCTGTTCTGCGGCGCCATCTTCGATATCAGTGTGCTTCCCGTTGGGCTGTAGATGTTTTCACCCATCGTTAAAATTGCTGCTGCAGTGAGAATCATCGGATATGCCGAAAACAGACCGAACATGAAGAACGATACAGCATACATCGCAACACCAATGATCAATCTGTTCAGCTCGGCGAATCGGTTCATCAGCCTGCTTACGGGCAGCTGAAAGAGCACCACAACAACGCCGTTGAGCGAATACATGAGTCCAATCTGTGCCGGACTCAGACGATAACTGCTCGAAAGAAACAGCGTCAGAGTCGTTCCCCATTGACCGAGGCACAGCTGTGCCACAACCATCACTCCGATGATTATCAAGAACGGGCGATCTGATGAGGGAAAGGCAATCAGCGCTTTTCTCAGAGAAGGTATAGCTGTGCTGGTGGCCCCCCTTTCAGGTAGTGTCTCCCGGACGAACATTATGTAGACAACGCCCTCTATTATGTTGCCGGCGGCCGGTATCAGCATGAGCACGCCGTAGCCGAACAGTGCAACGAATCCGCCCAGCGCCGGACCAAGGGAGAATCCCACATTTGATGCCAGCCTCAGGATGCTGAACGCCCTGGTTCTCTCAGAAGGAAGAGTGAGATCTGAGAGCACTGCCGAATCCACCGTCTGCTGCAGATTGCCTATCGGAGTCGCGCAGATAAACGTCAGGAATATGAGTGACAACGGCGCATTCGAAAATATTTCCAGGCCCATCGTTGCGAAGCCCAGTGCCGACAGAAAAGGCATAACTGTGAAAAGCGGCCTCCTCCCTACTCTGTCTGACAGTGCACCGCCGATGATGCCCAGCGGCACCGTCACCAGATAACTCGCCGCGATAATGCCGCCTATGAGCAGATAGTCGGCATGCCTGTCCGTCAGGAAGTATACGGGGAGCAGTATGACTGCCGAAGACCTGCCGAGTGTGCGAATCATGTCTGCGAATCCGACAGCATACACGCCGCGTGAATTCCTGCCGAAAGCGCGTTTCCCTTTCATGGTGTTCTGATTGCCAGAAAGGACAGCCTAGATAAACCTGATTGTAAGCCGTTGTGGCAACAGGGCAGACGTCCCTTCACTCCCAGGTGGATATATCCAGCTTCGGAAAAATGGGGTGCATCTTTTCGCAGTTTTCGAGGAATTTTCTGTCCTCTTCTTCTGTATCGTTCTTCGAAGCAATCTCCATGAGTCTGTCGAAGCATCCTGAATGTGCGAGTTGATGTTCGGCGTCATCTTCCGCCTGCATGCCCGGAAAGGCATCCGGGATGCGTGCGTAACCTTCCAGAAGCAGGAGTTCTCTTCCCGCCTGTTTTGCGATTCTCTCTTTCGTCCCGGATTTTTTCAAACCCATATTGTGCAGAAGTGCAATGTGCCTGGCTTCGTAATCGTGAATGCTTTTCAGCAGACTCCGGGACGAATCGTTCCACACGTTATCCTGATTGAGCTCAAATCTGCAGAGTAAATTGCTGAGGCTTACTGTTTCCGCCGACACTGTTTCGCGGGCGCATTCTCCAGCTGTCTTCGCTAATATGCCGGAACCGTTCATTTTGCCGAACACTTTCGAAATCCAGCTTGGTCCTTCATGCCACAGGCTGCCGAAGAGTTCTGCGTCCGCAGCAACTGTGATTACAGCTCCTTCACCCGATAATGATTTTTCTACGACTTCTCCCAGAAAATCGGATGCATGCTGCTCTACTCTTGAAGCCGCAGCTTCAGGTGAATACGTTTCTCTGCCTTCTGCAGATGCGCCGTCACGTGCTCTGTGCCAGTACCGTATGCCCCCGGGAACGCTCTTTGCGCCTGATTCCAGATAATCGGCGTCTGTGGCGTAGCCGCCTTCACAACGGTGCCACTCCGCGGCAGAAGCAACGGTCCCTGTAAGTACGGCGAACGTGCCATTACTGCCTTTCAGGATAAATGGGGAATGCAGTTCATGCCCACGTTCAGATAAAACCGGGCGGATAACATCTGCTTCGCCATTGTCCCAGGCCATATTATTCGAATTCGCATCGGTAATGAAGTATGACAGTCCCGCCGCTGCCACGGCGTCATCGATTGTCTTCCAGGGGGATTTTACACCTGCGATGTGCCCGCCTCCATTGCGAAGACCGCGTGGGAGTGCTCCAGGAATCCAGATGCCGCCGGGAGCGTGTCCAACATGCTCCTCGAAAGCTCTCGCGCCCACCGTGATCTGTGCCCTGATGCATTTCTCGTTTCCAAGCATATGGAGCGAAGGATTGGTGGCAGCAGTCGTCAATAATTCCAGACCACGGCTCTCAAGTCTTGCGAGTTCCGCCGTTATGTCTCCGCCGATATCATTGAAGAGGAATGTCAGTTCGTCATATTTTTTAAGCCAGTATTCCGCGACTCTCAGTTTCTCTTTGTTACCAGACTCCGCAAAGTATCTGAGGTCTGAGGTCAGGCTTTTTACGGAGTTGTCCATAAAATGCTCGAAACCCGATCTGAAGCTGCCGTCTGAAAACAGCGTAAGGAGGGGTGGAGATACAGACATGCTTATGCCAAGTCTTCCCTCATTTTCAGCGATATTCCTGAAGGTCTGAATAATCTGCAGGTAACTGTCCCTGACTGTTTCATAAAGCCTGATGTGCG from Candidatus Sysuiplasma acidicola encodes:
- a CDS encoding aminotransferase class V-fold PLP-dependent enzyme is translated as MSRFRREEFKILEHKTFLNWASMSPAPLSAVKRVREIADAAYEFESGNISGEWSERSSALRSETAKLINAGREEIAVAGSSTTQGIQLAFECVSPSPGDNVVSLNTEFPSSGFETYRWKKKGVDVRVVDCPGGAFSADDFTDVIDEKTKIVLIGSVNWVTGFRADLRRIADVVHSAGAYLVVDAVQHMGAMKLDVRETDADFVAAGGQKWMFSPFGCSVLYVKAGIRDKLNVPFPSLNNTVEPEYGWHAYFADESNDPFRVRIPVDDARRFEYGGWLNHTGMIALTESLKILNGIGADAVASRIEKLESYARDMLHSLGLNIISPENRANRSSILTFGTGNGWKKNLDMVNALHAKGFVASCRGVSGTGGIRLSIHCFNEEADIDRFAGALKKELAA
- a CDS encoding DedA family protein — encoded protein: MSIPAYIISVTISIIVSIGYPGIFILMLLEGMLLPIPSEVVMAFGGYLVVNGYLHNILGIPAVVLLVLSGTVGNVAGATIAYYIGRYGGMKFIDRYGRYLFISRSSVLKAQMFFDKYGALSVFSTRLLPIFRTFISIPAGVAEMDIRKFVTYTFIGTLIWDIILVYLGYTLGSNWERSLPFFDTLTYAAAILLACLLVYWIYRMLKKKNAMMARLKEIIGIDSSGDEHKD
- a CDS encoding SDR family oxidoreductase, whose product is MQKNRTPIKNAGRLTLSGKIVLVTGGARGIGKTVTQTLSSAGADVIIHCNASDKDAYRLLSALGGSGKGHVVRADLSQREGIERLAEEVGGITASLDGLVNNAGIYAGTSLSELEFEEWDRVLDTNLRSQVFLIKLLAGRLKKASGSVVNISSIMGIAPSAGSYPYQASKSALVHLTRGLAMELAPRVRVNCVAPGFIRTDMNRDGWKDKSFSRMVADRTLLKRWGETADIAGPVRFLLSDEASFITGQTLLVDGGKSLLG
- a CDS encoding gamma carbonic anhydrase family protein; protein product: MTVYAFEGRVPEIDPSAFIFDNATIIGSVKIGAEVWIGPGAVLRGDYGRVNIGSYTAVEDNCVIHARPGEITEVGEHVTLGHACIIHTGRVEDWATIGMGAVVSDFARVGRWSAIGEGAVVRSKSEIPPESVAVGIPAKVIGTISEEYRNVWIKYKENYNSFCNRYRKELHTLKV
- a CDS encoding MFS transporter — translated: MKGKRAFGRNSRGVYAVGFADMIRTLGRSSAVILLPVYFLTDRHADYLLIGGIIAASYLVTVPLGIIGGALSDRVGRRPLFTVMPFLSALGFATMGLEIFSNAPLSLIFLTFICATPIGNLQQTVDSAVLSDLTLPSERTRAFSILRLASNVGFSLGPALGGFVALFGYGVLMLIPAAGNIIEGVVYIMFVRETLPERGATSTAIPSLRKALIAFPSSDRPFLIIIGVMVVAQLCLGQWGTTLTLFLSSSYRLSPAQIGLMYSLNGVVVVLFQLPVSRLMNRFAELNRLIIGVAMYAVSFFMFGLFSAYPMILTAAAILTMGENIYSPTGSTLISKMAPQNRRGEYFGAYSAIGAFAAPVIVLFGSVLLTVFSRTPVVLWGIVAALGFTACLMLWKVRDVIPAERLSDEVFVERAD
- a CDS encoding DUF1957 domain-containing protein is translated as MSGPHLLSLLLNAHYEYPASPENGTYSHIRLYETVRDSYLQIIQTFRNIAENEGRLGISMSVSPPLLTLFSDGSFRSGFEHFMDNSVKSLTSDLRYFAESGNKEKLRVAEYWLKKYDELTFLFNDIGGDITAELARLESRGLELLTTAATNPSLHMLGNEKCIRAQITVGARAFEEHVGHAPGGIWIPGALPRGLRNGGGHIAGVKSPWKTIDDAVAAAGLSYFITDANSNNMAWDNGEADVIRPVLSERGHELHSPFILKGSNGTFAVLTGTVASAAEWHRCEGGYATDADYLESGAKSVPGGIRYWHRARDGASAEGRETYSPEAAASRVEQHASDFLGEVVEKSLSGEGAVITVAADAELFGSLWHEGPSWISKVFGKMNGSGILAKTAGECARETVSAETVSLSNLLCRFELNQDNVWNDSSRSLLKSIHDYEARHIALLHNMGLKKSGTKERIAKQAGRELLLLEGYARIPDAFPGMQAEDDAEHQLAHSGCFDRLMEIASKNDTEEEDRKFLENCEKMHPIFPKLDISTWE